One part of the Humulus lupulus chromosome 9, drHumLupu1.1, whole genome shotgun sequence genome encodes these proteins:
- the LOC133802111 gene encoding MMS19 nucleotide excision repair protein homolog isoform X6, with protein MGIGSSFHAQETAVNGQLEKTSCYDKWQYELLLYGICEAVDGEKDPHCLLLAFDIIRALIQLFPDPNGPLENFSGELFETLSSYFPIHFTHPKGEDTDVKRDDLARALMVAFSSTPLLEPYVIPLLLEKLSSSLPSSKLGGGYLFGLPLGFVADSIGATIGATAAFILGRTIKHAQHLTPGTADRFGELGIIALVQGC; from the exons ATGGGCATTGGCAGCTCATTTCATGCTCAAGAAACTGCTGTGAATGGGCAATTGGAGA AAACTTCATGTTATGATAAATGGCAGT ATGAActccttctatatggaatctgtGAAGCTGTTGATGGAGAGAAGGATCCTCATTGCTTGTTGCTAGCATTTGACATCATTCGTGCACTGATTCAACTATTTCCAGATCCTAATGGGCCGCTAGAAAATTTTTCTGGAGAGCTTTTTGAAACTTTGAGCAGTTACTTTCCCATTCATTTTACTCAT CCAAAAGGAGAGGACACTGATGTCAAAAGAGATGATCTTGCAAGGGCTCTAATG GTAGCTTTCTCATCAACACCTCTTCTTGAGCCATATGTCATTCCCTTGCTTCTTGAAAAACTCTCTTCTTCTCTGCCATCGTCAAAG CTTGGTGGAGGTTATCTATTTGGGTTGCCTTTGGGGTTTGTTGCTGATTCTATTGGTGCAACAATTGGTGCTACAGCTGCATTTATTCTTGGTAGAACA ATTAAGCATGCCCAGCATCTTACACCTGGCACTGCAGACCGGTTTGGTGAACTAGGGATTATTGCTTTAGTACAG GGTTGTTGA
- the LOC133802111 gene encoding uncharacterized protein LOC133802111 isoform X2: MGIGSSFHAQETAVNGQLEKTSCYDKWQYELLLYGICEAVDGEKDPHCLLLAFDIIRALIQLFPDPNGPLENFSGELFETLSSYFPIHFTHPKGEDTDVKRDDLARALMVAFSSTPLLEPYVIPLLLEKLSSSLPSSKLGGGYLFGLPLGFVADSIGATIGATAAFILGRTAPPVYLPERNLPPPPAYVMNNLVTETNMYQHHPPQKLICSVMFGSCGLLT, encoded by the exons ATGGGCATTGGCAGCTCATTTCATGCTCAAGAAACTGCTGTGAATGGGCAATTGGAGA AAACTTCATGTTATGATAAATGGCAGT ATGAActccttctatatggaatctgtGAAGCTGTTGATGGAGAGAAGGATCCTCATTGCTTGTTGCTAGCATTTGACATCATTCGTGCACTGATTCAACTATTTCCAGATCCTAATGGGCCGCTAGAAAATTTTTCTGGAGAGCTTTTTGAAACTTTGAGCAGTTACTTTCCCATTCATTTTACTCAT CCAAAAGGAGAGGACACTGATGTCAAAAGAGATGATCTTGCAAGGGCTCTAATG GTAGCTTTCTCATCAACACCTCTTCTTGAGCCATATGTCATTCCCTTGCTTCTTGAAAAACTCTCTTCTTCTCTGCCATCGTCAAAG CTTGGTGGAGGTTATCTATTTGGGTTGCCTTTGGGGTTTGTTGCTGATTCTATTGGTGCAACAATTGGTGCTACAGCTGCATTTATTCTTGGTAGAACA GCTCCTCCAGTTTATCTACCAGAAAGGAACTTGCCTCCACCTCCTGCATATGTGATGAACAACCTGGTGACTGAAACCAATATGTATCAACACCATCCACCCCAGAAATTGATATGCTCTGTTATGTTTGGTTCTTGTGGGCTTCTTACTTAG
- the LOC133802111 gene encoding MMS19 nucleotide excision repair protein homolog isoform X4: MGIGSSFHAQETAVNGQLEKTSCYDKWQYELLLYGICEAVDGEKDPHCLLLAFDIIRALIQLFPDPNGPLENFSGELFETLSSYFPIHFTHPKGEDTDVKRDDLARALMVAFSSTPLLEPYVIPLLLEKLSSSLPSSKLGGGYLFGLPLGFVADSIGATIGATAAFILGRTIKHAQHLTPGTADRFGELGIIALVQVHHSSLLHSSNIL; encoded by the exons ATGGGCATTGGCAGCTCATTTCATGCTCAAGAAACTGCTGTGAATGGGCAATTGGAGA AAACTTCATGTTATGATAAATGGCAGT ATGAActccttctatatggaatctgtGAAGCTGTTGATGGAGAGAAGGATCCTCATTGCTTGTTGCTAGCATTTGACATCATTCGTGCACTGATTCAACTATTTCCAGATCCTAATGGGCCGCTAGAAAATTTTTCTGGAGAGCTTTTTGAAACTTTGAGCAGTTACTTTCCCATTCATTTTACTCAT CCAAAAGGAGAGGACACTGATGTCAAAAGAGATGATCTTGCAAGGGCTCTAATG GTAGCTTTCTCATCAACACCTCTTCTTGAGCCATATGTCATTCCCTTGCTTCTTGAAAAACTCTCTTCTTCTCTGCCATCGTCAAAG CTTGGTGGAGGTTATCTATTTGGGTTGCCTTTGGGGTTTGTTGCTGATTCTATTGGTGCAACAATTGGTGCTACAGCTGCATTTATTCTTGGTAGAACA ATTAAGCATGCCCAGCATCTTACACCTGGCACTGCAGACCGGTTTGGTGAACTAGGGATTATTGCTTTAGTACAGGTTCATCACAGCTCTCTGTTGCACTCTAGTAACATACTGTAA
- the LOC133802111 gene encoding uncharacterized protein LOC133802111 isoform X8: MGIGSSFHAQETAVNGQLEKTSCYDKWQYELLLYGICEAVDGEKDPHCLLLAFDIIRALIQLFPDPNGPLENFSGELFETLSSYFPIHFTHPKGEDTDVKRDDLARALMLGGGYLFGLPLGFVADSIGATIGATAAFILGRTAPPVYLPERNLPPPPAYVMNNLVTETNMYQHHPPQKLICSVMFGSCGLLT, encoded by the exons ATGGGCATTGGCAGCTCATTTCATGCTCAAGAAACTGCTGTGAATGGGCAATTGGAGA AAACTTCATGTTATGATAAATGGCAGT ATGAActccttctatatggaatctgtGAAGCTGTTGATGGAGAGAAGGATCCTCATTGCTTGTTGCTAGCATTTGACATCATTCGTGCACTGATTCAACTATTTCCAGATCCTAATGGGCCGCTAGAAAATTTTTCTGGAGAGCTTTTTGAAACTTTGAGCAGTTACTTTCCCATTCATTTTACTCAT CCAAAAGGAGAGGACACTGATGTCAAAAGAGATGATCTTGCAAGGGCTCTAATG CTTGGTGGAGGTTATCTATTTGGGTTGCCTTTGGGGTTTGTTGCTGATTCTATTGGTGCAACAATTGGTGCTACAGCTGCATTTATTCTTGGTAGAACA GCTCCTCCAGTTTATCTACCAGAAAGGAACTTGCCTCCACCTCCTGCATATGTGATGAACAACCTGGTGACTGAAACCAATATGTATCAACACCATCCACCCCAGAAATTGATATGCTCTGTTATGTTTGGTTCTTGTGGGCTTCTTACTTAG
- the LOC133802111 gene encoding MMS19 nucleotide excision repair protein homolog isoform X5 produces the protein MGNWRVECDELLLYGICEAVDGEKDPHCLLLAFDIIRALIQLFPDPNGPLENFSGELFETLSSYFPIHFTHPKGEDTDVKRDDLARALMVAFSSTPLLEPYVIPLLLEKLSSSLPSSKLGGGYLFGLPLGFVADSIGATIGATAAFILGRTIKHAQHLTPGTADRFGELGIIALVQNLEISCLEKNLDMRLGVVTKETKPGLTGC, from the exons ATGGGCAATTGGAGAGTTGAGTGTG ATGAActccttctatatggaatctgtGAAGCTGTTGATGGAGAGAAGGATCCTCATTGCTTGTTGCTAGCATTTGACATCATTCGTGCACTGATTCAACTATTTCCAGATCCTAATGGGCCGCTAGAAAATTTTTCTGGAGAGCTTTTTGAAACTTTGAGCAGTTACTTTCCCATTCATTTTACTCAT CCAAAAGGAGAGGACACTGATGTCAAAAGAGATGATCTTGCAAGGGCTCTAATG GTAGCTTTCTCATCAACACCTCTTCTTGAGCCATATGTCATTCCCTTGCTTCTTGAAAAACTCTCTTCTTCTCTGCCATCGTCAAAG CTTGGTGGAGGTTATCTATTTGGGTTGCCTTTGGGGTTTGTTGCTGATTCTATTGGTGCAACAATTGGTGCTACAGCTGCATTTATTCTTGGTAGAACA ATTAAGCATGCCCAGCATCTTACACCTGGCACTGCAGACCGGTTTGGTGAACTAGGGATTATTGCTTTAGTACAG AATTTGGAAATATCTTGTCTTGAAAAGAATTTGGATATGAGACTCGGTGTAGTCACCAAAGAAACTAAACCTGGTCTAACT GGTTGTTGA
- the LOC133802111 gene encoding MMS19 nucleotide excision repair protein homolog isoform X10 codes for MGIGSSFHAQETAVNGQLEKTSCYDKWQYELLLYGICEAVDGEKDPHCLLLAFDIIRALIQLFPDPNGPLENFSGELFETLSSYFPIHFTHPKGEDTDVKRDDLARALMVAFSSTPLLEPYVIPLLLEKLSSSLPSSKLGGGYLFGLPLGFVADSIGATIGATAAFILGRTS; via the exons ATGGGCATTGGCAGCTCATTTCATGCTCAAGAAACTGCTGTGAATGGGCAATTGGAGA AAACTTCATGTTATGATAAATGGCAGT ATGAActccttctatatggaatctgtGAAGCTGTTGATGGAGAGAAGGATCCTCATTGCTTGTTGCTAGCATTTGACATCATTCGTGCACTGATTCAACTATTTCCAGATCCTAATGGGCCGCTAGAAAATTTTTCTGGAGAGCTTTTTGAAACTTTGAGCAGTTACTTTCCCATTCATTTTACTCAT CCAAAAGGAGAGGACACTGATGTCAAAAGAGATGATCTTGCAAGGGCTCTAATG GTAGCTTTCTCATCAACACCTCTTCTTGAGCCATATGTCATTCCCTTGCTTCTTGAAAAACTCTCTTCTTCTCTGCCATCGTCAAAG CTTGGTGGAGGTTATCTATTTGGGTTGCCTTTGGGGTTTGTTGCTGATTCTATTGGTGCAACAATTGGTGCTACAGCTGCATTTATTCTTGGTAGAACA AGCTAA
- the LOC133802111 gene encoding MMS19 nucleotide excision repair protein homolog isoform X9, producing MGIGSSFHAQETAVNGQLEKTSCYDKWQYELLLYGICEAVDGEKDPHCLLLAFDIIRALIQLFPDPNGPLENFSGELFETLSSYFPIHFTHPKGEDTDVKRDDLARALMVAFSSTPLLEPYVIPLLLEKLSSSLPSSKLGGGYLFGLPLGFVADSIGATIGATAAFILGRTGC from the exons ATGGGCATTGGCAGCTCATTTCATGCTCAAGAAACTGCTGTGAATGGGCAATTGGAGA AAACTTCATGTTATGATAAATGGCAGT ATGAActccttctatatggaatctgtGAAGCTGTTGATGGAGAGAAGGATCCTCATTGCTTGTTGCTAGCATTTGACATCATTCGTGCACTGATTCAACTATTTCCAGATCCTAATGGGCCGCTAGAAAATTTTTCTGGAGAGCTTTTTGAAACTTTGAGCAGTTACTTTCCCATTCATTTTACTCAT CCAAAAGGAGAGGACACTGATGTCAAAAGAGATGATCTTGCAAGGGCTCTAATG GTAGCTTTCTCATCAACACCTCTTCTTGAGCCATATGTCATTCCCTTGCTTCTTGAAAAACTCTCTTCTTCTCTGCCATCGTCAAAG CTTGGTGGAGGTTATCTATTTGGGTTGCCTTTGGGGTTTGTTGCTGATTCTATTGGTGCAACAATTGGTGCTACAGCTGCATTTATTCTTGGTAGAACA GGTTGTTGA
- the LOC133802111 gene encoding MMS19 nucleotide excision repair protein homolog isoform X3, with product MGNWRVECETSCYDKWQYELLLYGICEAVDGEKDPHCLLLAFDIIRALIQLFPDPNGPLENFSGELFETLSSYFPIHFTHPKGEDTDVKRDDLARALMVAFSSTPLLEPYVIPLLLEKLSSSLPSSKLGGGYLFGLPLGFVADSIGATIGATAAFILGRTIKHAQHLTPGTADRFGELGIIALVQNLEISCLEKNLDMRLGVVTKETKPGLTGC from the exons ATGGGCAATTGGAGAGTTGAGTGTG AAACTTCATGTTATGATAAATGGCAGT ATGAActccttctatatggaatctgtGAAGCTGTTGATGGAGAGAAGGATCCTCATTGCTTGTTGCTAGCATTTGACATCATTCGTGCACTGATTCAACTATTTCCAGATCCTAATGGGCCGCTAGAAAATTTTTCTGGAGAGCTTTTTGAAACTTTGAGCAGTTACTTTCCCATTCATTTTACTCAT CCAAAAGGAGAGGACACTGATGTCAAAAGAGATGATCTTGCAAGGGCTCTAATG GTAGCTTTCTCATCAACACCTCTTCTTGAGCCATATGTCATTCCCTTGCTTCTTGAAAAACTCTCTTCTTCTCTGCCATCGTCAAAG CTTGGTGGAGGTTATCTATTTGGGTTGCCTTTGGGGTTTGTTGCTGATTCTATTGGTGCAACAATTGGTGCTACAGCTGCATTTATTCTTGGTAGAACA ATTAAGCATGCCCAGCATCTTACACCTGGCACTGCAGACCGGTTTGGTGAACTAGGGATTATTGCTTTAGTACAG AATTTGGAAATATCTTGTCTTGAAAAGAATTTGGATATGAGACTCGGTGTAGTCACCAAAGAAACTAAACCTGGTCTAACT GGTTGTTGA
- the LOC133802111 gene encoding uncharacterized protein LOC133802111 isoform X7: MGIGSSFHAQETAVNGQLEKTSCYDKWQYELLLYGICEAVDGEKDPHCLLLAFDIIRALIQLFPDPNGPLENFSGELFETLSSYFPIHFTHPKGEDTDVKRDDLARALMLGGGYLFGLPLGFVADSIGATIGATAAFILGRTIKHAQHLTPGTADRFGELGIIALVQNLEISCLEKNLDMRLGVVTKETKPGLTGC, translated from the exons ATGGGCATTGGCAGCTCATTTCATGCTCAAGAAACTGCTGTGAATGGGCAATTGGAGA AAACTTCATGTTATGATAAATGGCAGT ATGAActccttctatatggaatctgtGAAGCTGTTGATGGAGAGAAGGATCCTCATTGCTTGTTGCTAGCATTTGACATCATTCGTGCACTGATTCAACTATTTCCAGATCCTAATGGGCCGCTAGAAAATTTTTCTGGAGAGCTTTTTGAAACTTTGAGCAGTTACTTTCCCATTCATTTTACTCAT CCAAAAGGAGAGGACACTGATGTCAAAAGAGATGATCTTGCAAGGGCTCTAATG CTTGGTGGAGGTTATCTATTTGGGTTGCCTTTGGGGTTTGTTGCTGATTCTATTGGTGCAACAATTGGTGCTACAGCTGCATTTATTCTTGGTAGAACA ATTAAGCATGCCCAGCATCTTACACCTGGCACTGCAGACCGGTTTGGTGAACTAGGGATTATTGCTTTAGTACAG AATTTGGAAATATCTTGTCTTGAAAAGAATTTGGATATGAGACTCGGTGTAGTCACCAAAGAAACTAAACCTGGTCTAACT GGTTGTTGA
- the LOC133802111 gene encoding uncharacterized protein LOC133802111 isoform X1, whose amino-acid sequence MGIGSSFHAQETAVNGQLEKTSCYDKWQYELLLYGICEAVDGEKDPHCLLLAFDIIRALIQLFPDPNGPLENFSGELFETLSSYFPIHFTHPKGEDTDVKRDDLARALMVAFSSTPLLEPYVIPLLLEKLSSSLPSSKLGGGYLFGLPLGFVADSIGATIGATAAFILGRTIKHAQHLTPGTADRFGELGIIALVQNLEISCLEKNLDMRLGVVTKETKPGLTGC is encoded by the exons ATGGGCATTGGCAGCTCATTTCATGCTCAAGAAACTGCTGTGAATGGGCAATTGGAGA AAACTTCATGTTATGATAAATGGCAGT ATGAActccttctatatggaatctgtGAAGCTGTTGATGGAGAGAAGGATCCTCATTGCTTGTTGCTAGCATTTGACATCATTCGTGCACTGATTCAACTATTTCCAGATCCTAATGGGCCGCTAGAAAATTTTTCTGGAGAGCTTTTTGAAACTTTGAGCAGTTACTTTCCCATTCATTTTACTCAT CCAAAAGGAGAGGACACTGATGTCAAAAGAGATGATCTTGCAAGGGCTCTAATG GTAGCTTTCTCATCAACACCTCTTCTTGAGCCATATGTCATTCCCTTGCTTCTTGAAAAACTCTCTTCTTCTCTGCCATCGTCAAAG CTTGGTGGAGGTTATCTATTTGGGTTGCCTTTGGGGTTTGTTGCTGATTCTATTGGTGCAACAATTGGTGCTACAGCTGCATTTATTCTTGGTAGAACA ATTAAGCATGCCCAGCATCTTACACCTGGCACTGCAGACCGGTTTGGTGAACTAGGGATTATTGCTTTAGTACAG AATTTGGAAATATCTTGTCTTGAAAAGAATTTGGATATGAGACTCGGTGTAGTCACCAAAGAAACTAAACCTGGTCTAACT GGTTGTTGA